One window of the Streptococcus parasanguinis ATCC 15912 genome contains the following:
- the ylqF gene encoding ribosome biogenesis GTPase YlqF yields MATIQWFPGHMSKARRQVQENLKFVDFVTVLVDARLPLSSQNPMLTKIVGDKPKLMILNKVDLADPVATKEWQDYFESQGIKTLAINSKEQSTVKKVTDAAKSLMADKIARQKERGIQIETLRTMIIGIPNAGKSTLMNRLAGKKIAVVGNKPGVTKGQQWLKTNKDLEILDTPGILWPKFEDEEVALKLALTGAIKDQLLPMDEVTIFGLNYFKEHYPTVLQERFKQMDLEQEAPEIIMEMTQKLGFREDYDRFYQLFVKDVRDGKLGRYTLDRVGEIDGNH; encoded by the coding sequence ATGGCAACTATACAATGGTTTCCTGGACACATGTCCAAAGCTAGAAGACAAGTACAAGAAAATTTAAAATTTGTGGATTTTGTGACGGTTCTGGTAGATGCTCGTTTGCCACTATCAAGCCAAAATCCTATGTTAACGAAAATTGTTGGTGATAAGCCTAAATTAATGATTTTAAACAAGGTAGACTTGGCCGATCCTGTGGCGACAAAAGAATGGCAGGACTATTTCGAATCACAAGGGATCAAAACCCTAGCCATTAACTCCAAAGAGCAATCTACGGTTAAGAAGGTCACAGATGCTGCTAAGAGTTTGATGGCCGATAAAATTGCCCGTCAAAAGGAACGAGGGATTCAGATTGAAACCCTTCGGACCATGATCATCGGGATTCCTAATGCTGGGAAATCAACTCTGATGAACCGCTTAGCGGGGAAAAAGATTGCTGTTGTTGGGAATAAACCAGGGGTGACTAAGGGGCAACAATGGTTGAAAACGAATAAGGATCTTGAAATCTTGGATACTCCAGGGATTCTCTGGCCCAAGTTTGAAGATGAAGAAGTGGCTTTAAAGCTTGCTTTAACAGGCGCCATCAAGGATCAGTTGCTTCCAATGGATGAAGTGACAATCTTTGGCCTTAACTATTTTAAAGAGCACTACCCAACTGTTTTGCAGGAACGTTTTAAACAAATGGATCTGGAACAAGAAGCTCCTGAAATCATTATGGAAATGACCCAGAAATTAGGATTTCGTGAAGATTACGACCGTTTTTACCAACTCTTTGTCAAAGATGTTCGCGATGGTAAATTGGGACGGTATACGCTGGATCGCGTAGGGGAAATTGATGGCAACCATTAA
- a CDS encoding ribonuclease HII yields the protein MATIKEIKEQLANIQRLDDPLLTELEQDSRSGVIQAIAKRKKEIQKRLDEDERLEGMLAYEKECYARGMELIAGVDEVGRGPLAGPVVAAAVILPKACKIPGLNDSKKIPKSKHKEIYEAVLQNAVAIGIGIKDNQVIDQVNIYEATKLAMMEAIGQLEPQPQHLLIDAMKLDLPISQISIIKGDANSLSIAAASIVAKVTRDQMMEEFDKEYPGYDFAQNAGYGTAKHLAGLDKLGVTPIHRRSFEPVKSMCED from the coding sequence ATGGCAACCATTAAGGAAATTAAAGAGCAATTAGCAAATATCCAGCGGTTAGACGATCCTTTATTGACTGAATTGGAACAGGATAGCCGATCTGGTGTGATCCAAGCGATTGCAAAGCGAAAAAAAGAAATCCAAAAACGTTTAGATGAAGATGAACGTTTGGAAGGAATGCTGGCCTATGAAAAAGAATGTTATGCGCGTGGGATGGAGCTCATTGCAGGAGTGGATGAAGTGGGACGTGGCCCGTTAGCAGGACCAGTTGTTGCTGCTGCCGTGATCTTGCCGAAAGCTTGTAAAATTCCGGGACTCAACGATAGTAAAAAGATTCCAAAATCCAAACACAAGGAAATCTATGAGGCTGTGCTCCAAAACGCCGTTGCGATCGGAATCGGCATCAAGGACAATCAAGTGATTGATCAGGTTAATATCTATGAAGCTACGAAGCTAGCCATGATGGAGGCCATTGGTCAGTTAGAGCCTCAACCCCAGCATCTTTTGATTGATGCCATGAAGTTGGATCTTCCTATTTCCCAAATTAGTATCATCAAAGGGGATGCTAACTCCTTATCCATTGCTGCAGCATCCATCGTAGCCAAGGTGACTCGGGATCAGATGATGGAAGAGTTTGATAAAGAATATCCGGGTTATGATTTTGCGCAGAACGCTGGCTATGGGACAGCTAAGCATCTGGCTGGCCTCGACAAGCTGGGAGTGACTCCTATCCATCGGCGTTCATTTGAACCCGTCAAATCAATGTGTGAGGATTAG
- a CDS encoding ROK family protein yields MLFTIDIGGTFIKYGLMDADYQLIRTDKIPTPSTIEDFWQGLEGIVAPVREEIDGIAISCPGEIQKSLGFVFRGGLIPYMRGIPLASRLQQTFQVPVTVLNDGEAAGLAEARLGNLKDCPCGATLVLGTGVGLALLSNGDLLRGWQLTEYIRSIDKAERTPENRRFHCELFLQGISNLLENTGSAVQFVEKARHILNLEKADGIAVFKALDQGGHEELTSLFQEYCHDIAILIFNLQSLLLIEKVTIGGGISSQPLLIDEISRQYHDLLSQKGHKQFDALPIQAARFHNESNLIGAASYFYSSTHQKKF; encoded by the coding sequence ATGCTATTTACCATCGATATCGGAGGGACCTTTATAAAGTACGGTCTGATGGATGCAGACTATCAATTGATCCGTACAGACAAGATCCCAACACCATCTACGATTGAGGACTTTTGGCAAGGATTAGAAGGAATCGTTGCTCCTGTACGGGAAGAAATCGATGGAATCGCCATTTCATGCCCTGGTGAGATCCAAAAGAGCCTTGGCTTTGTCTTTCGAGGTGGTCTCATTCCATATATGCGAGGCATTCCTCTAGCTAGTAGATTGCAACAAACATTTCAAGTGCCAGTCACTGTTCTTAATGATGGAGAAGCCGCTGGTCTAGCGGAAGCAAGGCTTGGTAATCTAAAAGATTGTCCTTGCGGTGCGACCTTGGTCTTAGGGACTGGAGTTGGTCTTGCTCTTCTTTCGAATGGTGATTTATTAAGAGGATGGCAACTGACAGAATACATTCGGTCTATTGATAAGGCAGAAAGAACACCAGAAAATCGCCGCTTTCATTGCGAACTCTTTTTGCAAGGCATTTCCAATCTTTTGGAAAACACTGGTTCTGCTGTTCAATTTGTTGAGAAGGCTCGTCATATCTTAAACCTAGAAAAAGCAGATGGTATTGCTGTTTTCAAAGCTCTTGATCAAGGGGGCCATGAGGAGCTGACATCCTTGTTTCAGGAGTATTGTCATGATATTGCTATTCTGATTTTTAATCTTCAATCTTTGCTCCTGATTGAAAAAGTGACGATTGGAGGGGGCATTAGTAGTCAACCATTATTGATCGATGAGATTAGTCGACAATACCATGACCTGCTCTCTCAAAAAGGGCATAAACAATTTGATGCCTTGCCCATTCAAGCGGCTCGCTTCCATAATGAAAGCAACTTGATTGGTGCTGCATCTTACTTTTATTCTTCTACACATCAAAAAAAGTTCTAG